One genomic window of Methyloceanibacter sp. wino2 includes the following:
- a CDS encoding cobyrinate a,c-diamide synthase, whose amino-acid sequence MSGGGLVVAAHKSGAGKTTLTLALLAALKRRGLAVHAAKAGPDYIDPAFHERATGHGSVNLDSWAMPPGLLNALMSGATSEADIVVVEGVMGLFDGIAGAAGRTGATADLAARFGLPVVLVIDVTSQAQSAAALLRGFATHDPAVQIAGVVLNRVASERHAKLVSRAIEALRIPILGMLPRDKTVTLPERHLGLVQAGEHDDLDDRFAALAALAEAHLDVDAVLALARPPLLQSDAVSGRLAPPGMRIAVAQDAAFTFLYPHLVQGWRDQGATLVPFSPLADEGPDPGCDSCWLPGGYPELHAGRIAAASGFTCKLAAFAETRPVHGECGGYMVLGKGLVDADGVRHAMTGLLSHATSFADRKMHLGYREAKLLEPSVLGGIGARVRGHEYHYARVIEPGDDAPLAALADGEGTPIGSSGGRRGTVTGTFFHAIAAA is encoded by the coding sequence ATGAGCGGCGGGGGGCTCGTCGTCGCTGCCCACAAATCGGGCGCCGGTAAGACTACGCTGACGCTGGCGCTGCTGGCCGCCCTCAAGCGCCGTGGCTTGGCGGTGCATGCGGCCAAGGCGGGACCGGACTATATCGACCCCGCCTTCCACGAGCGGGCTACCGGCCACGGCAGCGTCAATCTCGACAGCTGGGCCATGCCGCCGGGACTGTTGAACGCCCTCATGAGCGGGGCCACGAGCGAGGCCGATATCGTCGTGGTGGAAGGGGTCATGGGCCTGTTCGACGGAATCGCTGGCGCAGCCGGCCGCACCGGTGCGACTGCCGATCTTGCGGCCCGTTTCGGGCTGCCGGTTGTCTTGGTGATCGACGTCACGTCGCAGGCCCAATCCGCAGCCGCGCTTCTCAGGGGTTTCGCCACCCATGACCCGGCCGTGCAGATTGCCGGCGTGGTGCTCAATCGCGTGGCAAGTGAGCGGCACGCAAAGTTGGTGTCACGCGCGATCGAGGCGTTGCGCATCCCGATTCTCGGCATGCTCCCGCGCGACAAGACCGTGACCTTGCCGGAACGGCATCTGGGTCTCGTCCAGGCCGGCGAGCATGACGATCTGGACGACAGGTTTGCGGCCTTGGCCGCGCTGGCGGAGGCACATCTCGATGTCGATGCGGTCCTCGCCCTCGCGCGGCCACCTCTCCTGCAAAGCGACGCGGTTTCGGGCCGCCTGGCCCCGCCTGGCATGCGCATCGCGGTGGCGCAGGACGCGGCCTTCACGTTCCTCTATCCGCATCTCGTTCAGGGCTGGCGGGACCAAGGCGCGACCCTCGTGCCGTTCTCGCCGCTGGCGGACGAAGGACCGGATCCCGGTTGCGATTCGTGCTGGCTTCCGGGCGGTTACCCAGAACTGCATGCGGGCCGGATCGCCGCCGCTAGCGGCTTCACGTGCAAGCTCGCGGCCTTTGCCGAGACGCGGCCCGTGCACGGGGAGTGCGGCGGGTACATGGTTCTGGGTAAGGGGCTGGTGGACGCGGACGGTGTCCGCCACGCCATGACCGGACTTTTGAGCCACGCCACGAGCTTTGCGGATCGAAAGATGCATCTCGGCTATCGCGAAGCGAAGCTGCTAGAGCCGTCGGTGCTCGGGGGCATCGGCGCGCGTGTGCGCGGCCACGAATATCATTATGCCCGCGTGATCGAACCGGGAGACGATGCCCCGTTGGCCGCGCTCGCCGACGGCGAAGGAACACCGATCGGCTCTTCAGGCGGACGGCGCGGCACCGTCACCGGCACCTTCTTCCACGCGATCGCAGCTGCGTAG
- the cobT gene encoding nicotinate-nucleotide--dimethylbenzimidazole phosphoribosyltransferase, giving the protein MSRFSSLKQLRAACLDLPAPDQSAADAAAAREAQLTKPPGSLGRLEELTAWLAAWQGRNPPALEKCEILIFAGNHGVAAQGVSAYPPEVTVQMVANFAAGGAAINQLARVNGAALRVTPLDLDRPTADFTEAPAMSEDEFLDAVGTGYDQVPDGADLIILGEMGISNTTAAAALSGALFGGGARFISTGTGVGKDGFGRKRAVIQQALLCHSDVLGDPLCAAAAVGGRELAAMMGACLAARHKRVPVLIDGMVSSSAVAPLKALRADALDHARVGHKSADAGHELLLRELGMTPLLDLGMRLGEGTGASVALLILRAALACHTGMATFDEAQVSGKAAS; this is encoded by the coding sequence ATGTCCCGATTTTCTTCTCTCAAACAGTTGCGCGCCGCCTGTCTCGACCTGCCAGCGCCTGATCAATCCGCCGCGGACGCTGCCGCCGCGCGCGAAGCCCAGCTGACCAAACCGCCGGGCTCGCTTGGGCGGCTGGAAGAGCTGACGGCTTGGCTCGCGGCCTGGCAGGGGCGCAATCCGCCCGCCTTGGAGAAGTGCGAAATTCTGATCTTCGCCGGCAATCATGGCGTGGCGGCCCAAGGCGTCTCGGCCTATCCGCCCGAAGTCACGGTGCAGATGGTGGCCAACTTCGCCGCCGGCGGCGCGGCCATCAATCAGCTCGCCCGCGTCAATGGGGCAGCTTTGCGCGTGACGCCGCTCGATCTCGACCGGCCGACCGCCGATTTCACCGAAGCCCCTGCCATGAGCGAGGACGAGTTTCTGGACGCCGTGGGGACCGGTTACGACCAGGTGCCCGACGGCGCGGATCTGATCATCCTGGGCGAGATGGGCATCAGCAACACCACCGCCGCCGCCGCGCTTTCCGGCGCGCTTTTCGGCGGTGGCGCCCGCTTCATCAGCACCGGCACCGGTGTCGGCAAGGACGGCTTCGGCCGCAAGCGTGCCGTGATCCAGCAGGCCCTGCTCTGCCATTCCGATGTTTTGGGCGATCCCTTGTGCGCGGCGGCTGCCGTCGGGGGACGGGAGCTTGCCGCCATGATGGGCGCGTGTCTTGCCGCCCGTCACAAGCGCGTACCGGTGCTGATCGACGGTATGGTGAGTTCGTCGGCGGTGGCGCCGCTCAAAGCTTTAAGGGCCGACGCCCTCGATCACGCGCGGGTCGGGCACAAATCGGCGGATGCCGGACACGAATTGCTCTTGCGCGAACTCGGTATGACACCGCTTCTCGATCTCGGCATGCGGCTTGGCGAAGGCACGGGCGCCAGCGTGGCGCTGCTGATCCTCCGCGCAGCGCTCGCGTGTCACACGGGCATGGCCACCTTCGACGAAGCTCAGGTCTCGGGGAAGGCCGCGTCCTAG
- a CDS encoding N-acetylglutaminylglutamine amidotransferase has product MCGLCGEITFDGSPASVEAMEAMTCSMVPRGPDAGGIVSRGTFAFGHRRLKIIDLSERGQQPMVDSELGITLVFNGCIYNHKELRTELEAKGYRFFSTSDTEVVLKAWHAWGPEAPKHFNGMFAFVVYERDTGRVAMARDRLGIKPLYYTMSDRRLRFASTLPALVAAGDVDTALDPVGLAHYMTFHAVVPPPHTILRGVRKLPAATLRLIEPDGSFKDTQYWELRFDRSAEDLATSDDEWKDRVGAALRRAVDRRMIADVPVGVLLSGGVDSSLIVGLLAEAGQQHLKTFSIGFEAAHGEAGDEFKYSDIIAKHFGTDHTKIMIPTGHMLESLPETIAAMSEPMVSYDNVGFYLLSREVAKHVKVVQSGQGADEVFAGYHWYPKLANSNDVLTDYKALFFDRGREKLGSHLNETWMADEDEPARLVEAHLMKDGAETPLDRALRIDTTVMLVDDPVKRVDNMTMAWGLEARVPFLDHELVELAARVPPEMKLKDEGKGVLKDVARDVIPSSVIDRPKGYFPVPALKYIDGPVLEMTRDALSCQAASDRGLFRPAYLDSLFSDPKSHITPLRGSELWQCALLELWLQSHNI; this is encoded by the coding sequence ATGTGCGGATTATGCGGCGAGATCACATTCGACGGCTCGCCTGCATCGGTCGAGGCCATGGAGGCCATGACCTGCTCAATGGTTCCGCGCGGCCCGGATGCCGGCGGCATCGTCTCGCGCGGCACCTTCGCCTTCGGCCATCGGCGCTTGAAGATCATCGATCTATCTGAACGCGGCCAGCAGCCCATGGTTGATTCGGAGCTCGGGATCACGCTCGTCTTCAACGGCTGCATTTACAATCATAAGGAGTTGCGGACGGAGCTGGAGGCCAAGGGCTACAGGTTCTTCTCCACCAGCGACACCGAGGTCGTCCTCAAGGCTTGGCATGCCTGGGGACCAGAGGCACCGAAGCATTTCAACGGGATGTTCGCGTTCGTCGTCTATGAGCGCGACACCGGCCGCGTCGCAATGGCCCGGGACCGGCTCGGGATCAAACCGCTCTACTACACCATGTCGGACAGGCGTCTTCGCTTCGCCTCGACACTGCCCGCGCTCGTTGCGGCGGGCGATGTCGACACGGCGCTCGATCCGGTCGGCCTTGCGCATTACATGACGTTTCATGCGGTCGTGCCGCCGCCGCACACGATCCTGCGTGGTGTGCGCAAATTGCCGGCCGCGACCTTGCGCCTGATCGAGCCCGACGGAAGCTTCAAGGACACCCAGTATTGGGAGTTGCGCTTCGATCGCTCGGCGGAGGATCTCGCCACCAGTGACGACGAGTGGAAGGACCGTGTCGGCGCCGCGCTGCGGCGCGCGGTCGACAGGCGCATGATCGCCGACGTTCCGGTGGGCGTGCTGCTCTCCGGCGGCGTCGATTCCAGCCTGATCGTGGGCCTTTTGGCCGAGGCCGGCCAGCAGCATCTGAAGACGTTCTCGATCGGCTTCGAGGCCGCGCACGGCGAAGCCGGCGACGAGTTCAAATACTCGGACATCATCGCCAAGCATTTCGGCACCGACCACACCAAGATCATGATCCCCACGGGGCACATGCTCGAGTCTCTGCCGGAGACGATCGCGGCGATGTCGGAGCCCATGGTGTCCTACGACAATGTGGGTTTCTACCTGCTCTCCCGCGAAGTGGCGAAGCACGTGAAGGTCGTGCAGAGCGGCCAGGGCGCGGACGAGGTTTTCGCCGGGTACCATTGGTATCCGAAGCTGGCGAATTCCAACGACGTGCTGACCGACTACAAGGCCCTGTTCTTCGACCGTGGCCGCGAGAAACTCGGCTCGCACCTGAACGAGACCTGGATGGCCGACGAGGACGAGCCGGCCCGGCTCGTGGAAGCGCACCTCATGAAAGACGGCGCCGAGACGCCGCTGGACCGCGCCTTGCGCATCGATACCACCGTGATGCTCGTCGACGATCCGGTGAAGCGCGTCGACAACATGACCATGGCCTGGGGTCTCGAGGCACGGGTGCCGTTCCTGGACCACGAACTCGTCGAGCTCGCCGCGCGCGTGCCGCCCGAGATGAAACTCAAGGACGAAGGCAAAGGCGTGCTGAAAGATGTGGCCCGCGATGTTATCCCTTCGTCCGTGATAGACCGGCCGAAGGGCTATTTCCCGGTGCCTGCGCTGAAATATATCGACGGTCCCGTCCTGGAGATGACCCGCGACGCGCTGTCGTGCCAGGCCGCAAGCGATCGCGGCCTGTTCCGGCCGGCTTATCTCGACAGTCTTTTCTCAGACCCGAAATCGCACATCACACCGTTGCGCGGATCGGAGCTTTGGCAATGTGCGTTGTTGGAGCTTTGGCTTCAGTCCCACAACATCTAG
- a CDS encoding glutamate ligase domain-containing protein codes for MTPPVSAITTRALALFEAARARPGAPTVLPGRLFVVDVERQTATLIENGAAVGSWPVSTALKGIGGEENSFKTPPGWHRIDRKIGAGAEAGTVFSSREPTGERWQGETCESDLILTRILTLDGLEGGVNRGPGCDSLERYIYIHGSNHEEHIGRPASCGCVRMSNTDVTALFDAAQEGDLILIAPSESREIPDLSSGRFHYAGLGGSGMSALAQFQAMKGGRVSGSDRAFDQGERAAVRAQFEALGIGVFAQDGSGIGEDCAALVVSTAVEETVPDFAAAKTRGVPIVHRSEMLAHFVGAYRSIAVTGTSGKSTVTGMTFEILRGIGADPSVITGGDLPALQAEGLIGNAFAGASDLLVVEADESDGSLVRYAPSIGIILNLQRDHKEMEEVAAMFATLRARTRETLVVGDDANLDAFSGGAIRFGLSERADIRAVNVEHSADGARFEVEGISFAIPVPGLHNVTNALAAIAACRAAGLPLEGMAEPLAGFSGIGRRFQTIGRMNGIEVVDDFAHNAEKIAAAIRTAKLRGRRVLAIYQPHGYGPTRFLWRDFVRTFSGELAPDDQLFMLEVFYAGGTATRDFSAADIVAEIAGAGTQAAFAPSRDWLIEAIANEAREGDVVLVMGARDPSLTAFARDILGAIERA; via the coding sequence GTGACGCCGCCTGTTTCCGCCATAACCACCCGCGCCCTTGCGCTTTTCGAGGCTGCCCGCGCCCGCCCCGGCGCGCCTACGGTCCTTCCCGGCCGGCTCTTCGTCGTCGACGTCGAGCGCCAGACGGCGACGCTGATCGAGAACGGCGCGGCTGTGGGATCTTGGCCGGTCTCCACGGCGCTTAAAGGGATCGGCGGCGAAGAGAACTCTTTCAAGACGCCGCCGGGCTGGCACCGCATCGACCGGAAGATCGGCGCCGGCGCAGAGGCGGGCACGGTGTTCTCCTCCCGCGAACCGACCGGCGAACGCTGGCAGGGCGAGACTTGCGAGTCCGATCTCATCCTCACACGGATCCTGACCCTGGATGGCCTCGAGGGCGGCGTGAACCGCGGGCCGGGCTGCGACTCCCTTGAGCGCTACATCTACATCCACGGCTCCAACCACGAGGAGCACATCGGGCGCCCGGCCTCGTGCGGCTGTGTCCGCATGAGCAACACCGATGTCACCGCCCTGTTCGACGCGGCCCAGGAGGGCGACCTCATTCTGATCGCGCCGTCGGAGAGCCGCGAAATCCCCGATCTGTCGTCGGGCCGTTTTCATTATGCGGGTCTCGGCGGCTCCGGCATGAGCGCCCTCGCCCAGTTTCAGGCGATGAAGGGCGGACGCGTGAGCGGCAGCGACCGCGCTTTCGACCAGGGTGAGCGCGCGGCTGTTCGCGCCCAATTCGAAGCGTTGGGTATCGGCGTGTTCGCCCAAGACGGCAGCGGGATCGGGGAAGACTGCGCCGCGCTCGTGGTGTCGACGGCGGTGGAAGAAACGGTGCCCGATTTCGCCGCGGCGAAAACCCGTGGTGTGCCGATCGTGCACCGCTCCGAGATGCTCGCCCATTTCGTCGGCGCCTACCGATCCATCGCGGTGACGGGTACGAGCGGGAAGTCGACCGTCACGGGCATGACGTTCGAGATCCTGCGTGGGATTGGCGCCGATCCGTCCGTCATCACCGGCGGCGACCTGCCGGCGCTGCAAGCCGAGGGACTGATCGGCAATGCCTTCGCCGGTGCCTCCGACCTCCTCGTGGTCGAGGCGGATGAGAGCGACGGTTCCCTCGTCCGCTACGCGCCGTCGATCGGCATCATCCTCAACCTGCAACGCGACCACAAAGAGATGGAGGAGGTGGCGGCCATGTTCGCCACGCTGCGCGCGCGGACCCGCGAAACCCTCGTCGTAGGCGACGATGCGAACCTCGACGCGTTTTCTGGCGGCGCGATCCGCTTCGGCCTCAGCGAGCGGGCGGACATTCGCGCGGTCAACGTGGAGCACAGCGCCGACGGCGCGCGCTTCGAGGTGGAGGGCATCTCGTTCGCGATTCCCGTTCCCGGGCTGCACAACGTGACCAACGCGCTTGCCGCCATCGCGGCTTGCCGCGCCGCGGGTCTGCCGCTGGAAGGGATGGCGGAGCCGCTTGCGGGCTTCTCGGGCATCGGGCGGCGGTTCCAAACGATCGGCCGCATGAACGGAATTGAGGTCGTGGACGACTTCGCCCACAACGCGGAGAAGATCGCCGCCGCGATCCGGACAGCGAAACTGCGCGGACGCCGCGTGCTCGCGATCTACCAGCCGCACGGCTACGGGCCGACGCGCTTCCTGTGGCGGGACTTCGTGCGCACGTTCTCGGGCGAACTCGCCCCGGACGACCAGCTCTTCATGCTCGAAGTGTTCTACGCGGGCGGCACGGCCACGCGTGACTTCTCGGCCGCGGACATCGTGGCCGAGATCGCTGGCGCAGGGACGCAGGCTGCATTCGCGCCTTCGCGAGACTGGCTGATCGAGGCGATCGCGAACGAGGCGCGCGAAGGCGACGTCGTTCTTGTCATGGGCGCCCGCGATCCATCGCTCACGGCTTTCGCACGTGACATTCTAGGTGCGATCGAGAGAGCCTAG
- a CDS encoding L,D-transpeptidase family protein → MSGRFAIIGLTALALLALGIGTSAVPGTATAEFRVPGLFGGKKVVKRRRYRRPPPVQPVRNPDRIFAATSAKTVSPEVAKGSDTALAVGTASAASVAMALPAATPLAAKSDDSADAAADANKSDETETADADDAKSDADGTEVAAASDSGDSESKTETADASDTKPEPESTAEAEAEADSADDDKTAVTDSEPADADESASEEATAEADEADTSEAASDTAAVTEETADTKSADAKSEEDDASPDTKTADAAKEDEASDAKLADAGPDKSDTETAADSEANADEADTPVTADAEPDEDKTAGSKTADTESSDDEAAETKTADAKTADDETSGADAADEKTAKDETADDKEAEEPQSKSAATDTSKETETASADASTTSGDTADEDKLDEAADTAAKAMDTANDEAETAATAAAGAIAESKDTEADEPAKVADSTKDDDATAKDAKVEDSEDVAAKQADDENVDTKSADSKTADAKDADAEAAADADSKDVAENAEEPAEAADDSEGEIVTASLPPAPEPKPEIARMASPANTPERAAETATDPEDTEPTPDSEVTASISPSSEPDGMAQSDEAQDVTDVTRSSDEEPAEERLELDPRAYSATVVLDVSPPPGAEADGEDAKVAALEPGSARLTPDDAASESEDTEEAVDLGPPPPPPVDPVIAGVRSKLDGSAPPKVATADLEALKTLYGERDDDPLWVAEDGLTPKAKTLIATIRDADDWGLDADAYDVPSPSDTLTTDEARADAELALSAAILKYARHAQTGRMTPSSAHKLFDFHPTASDPKTVLTELAASDTPDKSLLALHPQSEQYQRLHASLVQARDAAKQSGRNPDNDRTVQLIAINMERWRWLPSDLGNFHVWNNIPEFKFRVLKGGRTIYEEKTIVGQTQYATAFFSAPMRNIVFNPNWTVPPTIVKEDIAPKLKGPQRSGGLFGGRESRNRMLSRYGLKVSKGGKPVDADAVDWQNVNVHTYTFQQDPGPHNVLGQFKFNFPNKHAIYMHDTTQKELFGRRVRTLSHGCIRVNQPARFAAFLLNEDKGWSMGTVQDILARSQGQTKVIALEHKIPVHLTYNTAIADGYGSIREFGDVYGIDNRMAAKLFKNPAHFNVPVSGPEIAETSPTQRYSEPRPRRRRTANSVDDFISGILGN, encoded by the coding sequence ATGAGCGGACGATTCGCCATTATTGGGCTGACAGCGTTGGCCCTTTTGGCATTGGGGATTGGTACGAGCGCGGTTCCGGGCACGGCAACGGCGGAATTCCGCGTGCCCGGCCTCTTCGGCGGCAAGAAGGTCGTCAAGCGCAGACGCTATCGCCGGCCCCCGCCCGTCCAGCCGGTCCGAAATCCCGACCGGATATTCGCGGCCACCTCCGCCAAGACCGTTTCGCCTGAGGTCGCCAAAGGCAGCGACACCGCGCTCGCCGTTGGCACCGCGTCGGCCGCCAGCGTGGCCATGGCGCTGCCGGCGGCAACGCCTCTCGCGGCAAAGTCAGATGATTCCGCCGACGCGGCCGCCGACGCAAACAAGTCCGACGAGACCGAGACGGCCGATGCGGATGACGCAAAGTCGGATGCGGACGGCACGGAGGTCGCTGCGGCGTCCGACTCTGGCGACAGCGAGTCCAAGACCGAAACCGCGGATGCCTCCGACACGAAGCCTGAGCCGGAGTCGACGGCTGAGGCGGAGGCCGAAGCGGACTCTGCAGATGACGACAAGACGGCGGTGACGGACTCTGAGCCTGCGGATGCCGACGAAAGTGCGTCCGAGGAGGCGACCGCCGAGGCGGATGAGGCAGACACGTCAGAGGCTGCTTCCGACACGGCAGCGGTGACGGAAGAGACCGCCGATACGAAATCAGCGGATGCCAAATCCGAAGAAGACGATGCGTCGCCCGACACCAAGACCGCCGATGCGGCGAAGGAGGACGAGGCGTCTGATGCGAAGCTGGCCGACGCCGGGCCGGACAAGTCCGACACCGAGACGGCAGCCGACTCTGAGGCGAACGCCGACGAGGCTGACACGCCCGTAACGGCGGATGCCGAACCTGACGAAGACAAGACGGCCGGGTCCAAGACGGCTGACACCGAGAGCTCCGACGACGAAGCAGCCGAAACCAAGACAGCGGACGCGAAAACCGCTGACGACGAGACCTCCGGCGCGGATGCCGCCGATGAGAAGACGGCAAAGGACGAGACCGCCGACGACAAGGAAGCGGAAGAGCCTCAGTCGAAGAGCGCCGCTACGGACACGTCCAAAGAGACCGAAACCGCATCGGCCGATGCGTCCACCACGTCGGGCGATACCGCAGACGAAGACAAGCTCGACGAAGCGGCCGACACTGCGGCGAAGGCCATGGACACCGCCAACGACGAAGCCGAGACAGCCGCGACGGCCGCGGCTGGAGCCATAGCCGAGAGCAAGGACACCGAGGCCGACGAGCCGGCGAAGGTCGCCGATAGCACCAAGGACGACGACGCGACGGCCAAAGACGCGAAGGTCGAAGACTCGGAGGACGTCGCCGCCAAACAGGCGGATGACGAGAACGTCGATACCAAGAGCGCCGACTCCAAGACTGCCGACGCTAAGGACGCTGACGCCGAGGCTGCCGCGGACGCGGACAGCAAGGACGTCGCCGAGAACGCCGAAGAGCCTGCCGAGGCGGCCGACGATTCCGAGGGCGAGATCGTCACCGCGTCTCTCCCGCCCGCTCCGGAGCCGAAGCCCGAGATCGCGCGTATGGCGAGCCCGGCCAACACGCCGGAACGTGCAGCCGAGACCGCGACAGACCCTGAAGACACCGAGCCGACCCCGGACAGCGAGGTGACTGCCTCGATCTCACCGTCATCCGAGCCCGACGGCATGGCTCAATCGGACGAAGCGCAGGACGTTACGGATGTAACTCGCTCGTCGGACGAAGAACCGGCGGAAGAGCGGCTCGAGCTCGATCCGCGCGCCTATTCCGCGACGGTCGTTCTCGACGTCTCGCCGCCGCCAGGTGCAGAGGCGGACGGCGAGGACGCCAAAGTCGCAGCACTCGAACCCGGTTCGGCCCGTTTGACCCCCGACGATGCTGCGTCCGAAAGCGAAGACACGGAAGAGGCGGTCGACCTTGGACCGCCGCCACCGCCGCCCGTCGATCCTGTCATCGCGGGCGTGCGCTCTAAGCTGGACGGCTCCGCACCGCCCAAGGTGGCCACCGCGGATCTGGAAGCGCTCAAGACGCTGTATGGCGAGCGTGACGACGATCCGCTATGGGTCGCCGAGGACGGCCTGACGCCCAAGGCGAAGACACTGATCGCGACCATCCGCGACGCGGACGACTGGGGTCTCGACGCGGATGCCTACGACGTGCCGTCCCCCAGCGATACGCTGACGACGGACGAAGCCCGGGCCGATGCCGAACTCGCCCTCTCGGCGGCGATTTTGAAATATGCACGACACGCGCAGACCGGCCGGATGACGCCGTCGAGCGCCCACAAACTCTTCGACTTCCACCCGACGGCAAGTGATCCCAAGACGGTCCTCACGGAACTTGCCGCGTCGGACACACCGGACAAATCGCTTCTCGCGCTTCATCCGCAGAGCGAGCAGTATCAGCGCCTGCATGCGTCCTTGGTTCAGGCGCGGGACGCGGCGAAGCAGTCCGGCCGCAACCCGGACAATGACCGGACCGTCCAGCTCATCGCCATCAACATGGAGCGTTGGCGCTGGCTGCCGTCCGACCTCGGCAACTTTCACGTCTGGAACAACATTCCGGAGTTCAAGTTCCGGGTCCTGAAGGGCGGTCGCACGATCTACGAGGAAAAGACGATCGTGGGGCAGACCCAATACGCGACGGCTTTCTTCTCCGCGCCGATGCGGAACATCGTCTTCAATCCCAATTGGACGGTTCCGCCGACGATCGTGAAAGAGGACATCGCACCGAAGTTGAAGGGCCCGCAGCGCTCGGGCGGCTTGTTTGGCGGACGTGAGTCCCGCAACAGGATGCTGAGCCGCTACGGTCTCAAGGTTAGCAAAGGCGGCAAGCCCGTCGATGCGGATGCCGTCGACTGGCAGAACGTGAATGTCCACACCTACACGTTCCAGCAGGATCCTGGTCCCCACAACGTGCTTGGCCAGTTCAAGTTCAACTTCCCGAACAAGCACGCGATCTACATGCACGATACGACCCAGAAGGAGCTGTTCGGGCGCCGCGTACGGACGCTGAGCCACGGGTGCATCCGCGTCAATCAGCCGGCCCGCTTCGCTGCTTTCCTTCTCAATGAGGACAAGGGCTGGTCCATGGGCACGGTTCAGGACATTTTGGCCCGCTCCCAAGGCCAGACCAAGGTGATCGCGCTCGAGCACAAAATCCCGGTCCATCTCACCTACAATACGGCGATCGCCGACGGTTACGGCTCCATCCGTGAATTCGGGGACGTGTACGGCATCGACAACCGCATGGCGGCGAAGCTCTTCAAGAACCCGGCGCACTTCAACGTGCCGGTGTCCGGACCGGAAATCGCCGAGACATCACCGACCCAACGCTATTCCGAGCCCCGTCCACGCCGGCGGCGCACCGCGAATAGCGTCGACGACTTCATCTCCGGGATCCTCGGCAACTAG